The Caproicibacterium lactatifermentans genome contains a region encoding:
- a CDS encoding arsenate reductase family protein → MNIQIFGTKKCFDTKKAERYFKERSIPYQFVDLKRKGMSKGEFSSVSQAVGGLEKMLNESCKDKEALLLIKYLADDDKLEKILENQQVLKMPIVRNGRKATVGYQPDVWKAWETK, encoded by the coding sequence ATGAATATACAGATTTTCGGTACGAAAAAGTGCTTTGACACAAAAAAAGCAGAACGGTATTTTAAGGAGCGAAGCATTCCATACCAGTTTGTTGACCTGAAAAGAAAAGGCATGAGCAAAGGGGAATTCAGCAGTGTCAGCCAGGCTGTCGGCGGTTTGGAAAAGATGCTGAATGAATCGTGCAAAGACAAAGAAGCACTGCTGTTAATCAAATATCTTGCGGATGATGATAAACTCGAAAAAATACTGGAGAATCAGCAGGTGCTGAAAATGCCAATCGTCCGAAACGGCAGGAAAGCAACCGTTGGCTACCAGCCCGACGTTTGGAAAGCGTGGGAAACAAAATAG
- a CDS encoding TIGR00282 family metallophosphoesterase, giving the protein MNILAIGDIVGSVGCRFLRSKLPTLKKLKAVDLVIANGENSADGNGLTPSSVRYLLDSGVDVLTAGNHSFRRKESYDTYDECGQLLRPANFPAGAPGHGYMVYDMGRIQVGILNLMGTVYMDPLDNPFFTADRLLKDTPTITVVDFHAEATGEKRSMGYYLDGKVSALWGTHTHVQTADACILPKGTGYMTDLGMTGTVNSILGVKPELTIRKMRSQMPVRFDLVQQGPFKMDCCLFEIDDTTGRCQSVEPLELQ; this is encoded by the coding sequence GTGAATATTCTGGCCATTGGTGATATTGTCGGCAGTGTCGGCTGCCGCTTTCTGCGGTCCAAGTTGCCAACGCTGAAAAAGCTGAAGGCCGTGGATCTGGTCATTGCCAACGGTGAAAACAGTGCCGATGGAAACGGGCTGACGCCCTCTTCCGTGCGCTATCTGCTGGACAGCGGTGTTGACGTGCTGACAGCCGGCAACCACAGCTTCCGCAGAAAGGAAAGCTATGATACCTACGACGAATGCGGCCAGTTGCTGCGTCCGGCTAATTTTCCCGCCGGAGCACCGGGGCACGGCTATATGGTCTATGATATGGGCCGTATTCAGGTTGGAATTTTAAATTTGATGGGCACAGTATATATGGACCCGCTGGACAACCCCTTCTTTACGGCGGACCGCCTGCTGAAAGACACGCCCACCATTACGGTCGTAGATTTTCACGCGGAAGCAACCGGCGAAAAGCGCAGCATGGGCTATTATTTGGATGGAAAAGTCAGCGCCCTGTGGGGCACCCACACCCATGTACAAACCGCAGACGCGTGCATTCTGCCAAAGGGCACCGGTTACATGACCGACCTTGGCATGACCGGCACAGTTAACTCTATTTTGGGCGTAAAGCCGGAACTTACTATCCGCAAAATGCGCAGCCAAATGCCCGTGCGCTTCGACCTAGTACAGCAGGGCCCTTTTAAAATGGACTGCTGTCTGTTTGAAATTGACGACACAACCGGCCGCTGCCAGAGTGTGGAGCCACTGGAACTGCAGTGA
- the lexA gene encoding transcriptional repressor LexA — protein MLTASQQKVYDYLKSRLQTGLPPTVREICAATGLKSTSSVHAHLKTLEKEGLITRDAGLNRAIHLTGQSRSVPVLQVPIVGRVAAGRPILAVEDTEGHVPYAPAKRSEDDVYFALHVHGESMRDAGILDNDIVIARQTPEAENGEIVIAMIDGEATVKRFYREPGRVRLQPENPDFEPIYTKEVAILGKVVALYRNY, from the coding sequence ATGCTTACAGCAAGCCAGCAGAAAGTTTACGACTACCTGAAAAGCCGCCTACAAACTGGGCTGCCGCCTACCGTGCGGGAAATCTGCGCGGCAACCGGTTTAAAATCGACTTCCAGCGTACATGCACATTTAAAAACACTGGAAAAAGAGGGCCTTATCACACGGGATGCCGGTCTGAACCGGGCCATTCATCTGACAGGGCAGAGTCGTTCTGTTCCCGTGCTGCAGGTACCTATTGTCGGCAGGGTCGCGGCGGGACGGCCCATTTTGGCAGTGGAGGATACAGAAGGCCATGTGCCCTATGCACCGGCGAAACGCAGTGAAGATGATGTCTATTTTGCCCTGCATGTACATGGAGAAAGTATGCGGGATGCCGGCATATTAGATAATGACATCGTCATTGCCCGTCAGACACCGGAAGCGGAAAACGGCGAAATCGTCATTGCAATGATAGATGGAGAAGCGACCGTTAAACGCTTTTATCGGGAACCCGGCCGTGTGCGTCTGCAGCCAGAAAATCCGGACTTTGAACCGATTTACACCAAAGAAGTTGCCATTCTCGGCAAGGTGGTTGCCCTCTACCGCAACTATTAA
- the rny gene encoding ribonuclease Y, producing MNPILVTVILCIVCVAAGIAAGFFAGERYRKHTAELAIGSAEEEAKRIVNDAIKSAEGKKKEAVLEGKDELHRMRSEADREINDRRKEIQRQERRAQQKEENLDRKLESLENKEDKLTKKNKQAEDRLNEAEDIKKQQLEKLERISGFTAEQAKEYLLNHFESELMHEKAVKLRDIEQQTKDEADSTAREVISMAIQRCAADHVSEATISVVPLPNDEMKGRIIGREGRNIRTIETLTGVDLIIDDTPEAITISSFDPVRREVARIALEKLIADGRIHPARIEETVEKARREVDTSIKQAGENAVLQTGITGIHPELIKLLGRLRYRTSYGQNVLEHSLEVASLAGIMASELGLDPTMARRAGLLHDIGKALDHEMEGSHVDIGVNVARKYKESEAVVHAIAAHHNDIEPKTVIACLVQAADAISAARPGARRENAENYIKRLEKLEEVASSFEGVERCYAIQAGREIRVIVKPEAISDDQMTMLAHDICKKIEADLEYPGQIKVNIIRESRAVDYAK from the coding sequence ATGAATCCGATCTTAGTAACAGTTATCCTTTGCATTGTCTGTGTGGCTGCAGGCATTGCTGCGGGATTTTTTGCGGGAGAACGCTACCGCAAACATACCGCCGAGCTTGCCATCGGCTCCGCCGAGGAGGAAGCAAAGCGGATTGTCAACGACGCGATTAAATCCGCAGAGGGAAAGAAAAAAGAAGCCGTACTGGAAGGGAAAGACGAACTGCACCGCATGCGCAGCGAAGCCGACCGTGAAATTAACGACCGGCGCAAGGAAATTCAGCGACAGGAACGCCGTGCGCAGCAGAAAGAAGAAAACCTGGACAGAAAGCTTGAATCCCTGGAAAATAAAGAGGATAAGCTGACCAAAAAGAACAAGCAGGCGGAGGACCGCCTGAATGAAGCAGAGGACATTAAAAAGCAGCAGTTGGAAAAGCTGGAGCGTATCTCCGGCTTTACGGCCGAGCAGGCAAAGGAATACCTGCTGAACCACTTTGAGTCCGAGCTAATGCACGAAAAAGCCGTTAAGCTGCGTGACATTGAGCAGCAGACAAAGGACGAAGCGGACAGCACTGCCCGCGAAGTCATCTCCATGGCTATCCAGCGCTGCGCAGCAGACCACGTTTCCGAAGCAACTATTTCGGTTGTTCCGCTGCCGAACGATGAGATGAAAGGCCGCATTATCGGCCGTGAGGGCCGCAACATCCGTACAATCGAAACACTGACAGGTGTTGACCTTATCATTGACGATACACCGGAAGCCATTACCATTTCCAGCTTTGACCCGGTTCGCCGTGAGGTAGCCCGCATCGCGCTGGAGAAACTGATTGCTGACGGGCGCATTCACCCGGCACGCATTGAAGAAACGGTTGAAAAAGCCCGCCGTGAAGTAGATACTTCCATTAAACAAGCTGGTGAAAATGCTGTCCTACAGACAGGCATCACCGGTATTCATCCAGAGCTTATCAAGCTGCTCGGCCGCCTGCGCTACCGCACAAGTTACGGCCAAAACGTACTGGAACATTCCCTGGAAGTGGCTTCTCTTGCCGGCATTATGGCTTCCGAGCTGGGGCTAGACCCAACCATGGCACGCCGTGCCGGTCTGCTGCATGATATCGGCAAAGCGCTTGACCATGAAATGGAAGGCTCCCATGTAGACATCGGTGTAAACGTGGCCCGTAAGTACAAAGAAAGCGAAGCGGTCGTTCACGCAATTGCCGCCCACCATAACGACATTGAGCCAAAGACCGTTATTGCCTGTTTGGTACAGGCTGCTGATGCCATCAGCGCCGCTCGTCCGGGTGCGCGCCGTGAAAATGCAGAAAACTACATTAAGCGTTTGGAAAAGCTGGAGGAAGTTGCATCTTCCTTCGAAGGTGTTGAACGCTGCTATGCGATTCAGGCCGGCCGTGAAATCCGTGTCATTGTAAAACCGGAAGCTATTTCGGACGACCAAATGACCATGCTGGCACACGACATCTGCAAAAAGATTGAGGCTGACCTGGAATATCCGGGCCAAATTAAAGTGAACATCATCCGCGAAAGCCGCGCTGTCGACTACGCGAAATAA
- the cytX gene encoding putative hydroxymethylpyrimidine transporter CytX: protein MKKTSTFQNGLIWFGAGVSIAEILTGTYFAPLGFQKGLLAILLGHLIGCCMLFFAGLIGGRSGRSAMGTVQMSFGRIGCLFFAFLNILQLVGWTAIMIYDGALAANGVVSTGAWVWCLVIGGLILVWIAVGVENLGWLNKIAMAALLVLTVVLCAVIFRDGQAEPAVKGDLTFGAAVELAVTMPLSWLPLISDYTREAQHPFAATLTSTVVYGMVSCWMYIIGMGAAILTGKADIATMMVKAGLGIAALLILILSTVTTTFLDAWSAGISAESLSKKINGRHAAMLVTAVGTVCAMLFPMDDITDFLYLIGSVFAPMVAVQIADFFLLKWNCGESRLDVLNAVVWLAGFILYRVLMRVDTPVGCTLPDMAATLLLCVAARSVQRKITQKA, encoded by the coding sequence ATGAAAAAAACTTCGACCTTTCAAAACGGACTCATTTGGTTTGGCGCAGGCGTGTCCATTGCGGAAATCCTAACGGGGACTTATTTTGCGCCGCTGGGGTTCCAAAAAGGACTGCTGGCGATTCTTTTGGGGCATTTGATTGGCTGCTGTATGCTGTTCTTTGCTGGACTGATTGGCGGACGCAGCGGGCGCAGTGCCATGGGCACGGTCCAAATGAGCTTTGGCAGAATCGGCTGTTTGTTTTTTGCTTTCCTAAATATTCTTCAGTTGGTGGGCTGGACTGCAATTATGATTTACGACGGGGCGCTGGCTGCGAACGGTGTCGTTAGCACCGGCGCATGGGTATGGTGCCTCGTCATCGGCGGCCTTATCCTTGTGTGGATTGCCGTCGGTGTGGAAAACCTCGGCTGGCTTAATAAAATTGCCATGGCAGCACTGCTGGTGCTGACGGTTGTTCTGTGTGCTGTAATTTTCCGCGATGGTCAGGCGGAACCGGCAGTCAAAGGGGACTTGACATTTGGCGCAGCGGTGGAATTGGCAGTCACCATGCCGCTGTCGTGGCTGCCTCTGATTTCCGACTACACGCGTGAGGCGCAGCACCCGTTTGCCGCAACGCTGACCAGTACGGTGGTATACGGAATGGTCAGCTGCTGGATGTACATTATCGGCATGGGAGCGGCTATTCTAACGGGAAAGGCAGACATTGCCACCATGATGGTGAAAGCCGGATTGGGCATTGCGGCACTGCTGATTTTGATTCTTTCTACGGTGACGACCACCTTTCTTGACGCATGGAGCGCCGGTATTTCTGCGGAGTCACTGTCCAAAAAGATAAATGGCAGGCACGCGGCGATGTTGGTTACAGCCGTAGGCACCGTCTGCGCGATGTTATTCCCGATGGATGATATTACCGATTTTCTGTACTTAATCGGTTCCGTATTTGCGCCGATGGTTGCGGTGCAAATTGCAGATTTCTTCCTGCTGAAATGGAACTGCGGAGAAAGCAGGCTGGACGTGCTGAATGCGGTGGTCTGGTTGGCCGGATTTATCCTATATCGGGTACTGATGCGTGTGGACACGCCGGTCGGCTGTACATTGCCGGATATGGCGGCCACATTGCTGCTGTGTGTTGCTGCCCGCAGCGTGCAGAGAAAAATAACGCAAAAAGCTTAA
- the thiD gene encoding bifunctional hydroxymethylpyrimidine kinase/phosphomethylpyrimidine kinase, producing MRTALTIAGSDSSGGAGIQADIKTMTMNGVFAMSAITALTAQNTTGVQGIFEVGSSFLAQQIDSVFTDIRPDAVKIGMVASSALIETIAERLRFYKAENIVVDPVMVATSGAKLISDDAVAILKEQLLPLATVLTPNIPEAEVLSGQKITSPQDMEKAAAVIGSTYSCAVLCKGGHRLNDANDLLYRDGGYKWFEGRRIDNPNTHGTGCTLSSAIAANLAKGYDLDTSVCKAKTYLSGALAAMLDLGAGSGPMDHAFDLKPAYYEEARR from the coding sequence ATGAGGACAGCATTAACAATCGCCGGAAGCGATTCCAGCGGTGGCGCCGGTATTCAGGCGGATATCAAAACCATGACGATGAATGGCGTATTTGCCATGAGCGCCATTACGGCTTTGACAGCGCAGAACACGACCGGCGTGCAGGGGATTTTTGAAGTGGGTTCGTCGTTCCTGGCACAGCAGATTGACAGTGTCTTTACAGATATTCGGCCGGACGCGGTTAAAATTGGTATGGTCGCTTCTTCTGCGCTGATTGAAACGATTGCGGAACGTCTGCGGTTTTACAAGGCGGAGAACATTGTGGTGGACCCCGTTATGGTAGCTACAAGCGGCGCAAAGCTGATTTCAGATGACGCTGTAGCGATACTGAAGGAACAGCTGCTGCCGCTGGCGACGGTACTGACACCAAACATTCCGGAAGCCGAGGTTTTGTCCGGACAAAAAATCACTTCGCCGCAGGACATGGAAAAGGCGGCGGCGGTTATCGGCAGCACCTATTCCTGTGCGGTGCTGTGCAAGGGCGGACATCGGCTGAACGATGCCAATGACCTCCTGTACCGTGACGGCGGATACAAATGGTTTGAGGGCAGGCGCATTGATAACCCCAACACGCATGGGACAGGTTGTACGCTGTCCAGTGCCATTGCGGCGAACCTTGCGAAAGGATACGATTTGGATACATCTGTCTGCAAGGCAAAAACGTATCTTTCCGGTGCGCTTGCCGCAATGCTGGATTTAGGTGCGGGCAGCGGTCCTATGGACCATGCGTTTGACCTAAAGCCGGCCTATTATGAGGAAGCGCGCCGATGA
- the recG gene encoding ATP-dependent DNA helicase RecG, which yields MIELKGVGSKRAELFQKLGVPTVGALLRLYPRTYEDWSQPYTIADAPLDVSCAVRATAESVGAPVFSRSGLMLIHVCAFDEDGSTLDIVFFNNSYIQSLIHTGKIYLFYGKVTMSRGRRQMAAPNFAEDGTCPGMRPIYPQTKGLSTRVVESAVREALRLLPETLRDPIPPQIRNEHSLCKLGFALENIHQPKDREGMEVARRRLAFEELLVLQLGLLSMKGRSRKKSSFRIEDNCLSSFWKLLPFSPTGAQKRAAEEAVRDMQSGLPMNRLIQGDVGSGKTAVAAACCFVVIQNGMQAVLMAPTDILAHQHFASLSSLLEPAGIHVGLLTGSLKAKEKGQVKAAAADGSLQLLVGTHALLTKDVQFRKLALVITDEQHRFGVGQREALAEKSQNPHVLVMSATPIPRTLALMIYGDLDISIIDELPPGRQTIQTYCIDSGKRIRALHFLQKHVHRGRQAYIICPAIDSDSDKASVETYTCRLRQVLPDCRIGSLHGRMKSSEKEKIMQDFSDGCIDILVSTTVVEVGVDVPNAVDMLIENAEQYGLSQLHQLRGRVGRGSYESYCILITDAQNEEARARMRVMCETSNGFVIAEQDLKLRGPGDFFGQRQHGLPQLQIADLNNDLDVLKDAQQTARSLLEEDPALEAPAHRGLRAEVRQLFRNISET from the coding sequence ATGATTGAATTAAAAGGCGTCGGCAGTAAGCGCGCGGAACTTTTTCAAAAGCTTGGCGTACCTACTGTCGGCGCTTTGCTGCGTTTATATCCGCGCACCTATGAGGATTGGAGTCAGCCGTACACCATTGCCGACGCACCGCTGGATGTATCTTGTGCTGTGCGTGCCACGGCAGAAAGCGTGGGAGCGCCCGTCTTTTCCCGCAGCGGTCTGATGCTGATTCATGTGTGTGCGTTTGATGAAGATGGCAGTACATTGGACATCGTCTTTTTTAATAACTCTTATATACAAAGCCTCATTCATACCGGCAAAATCTATCTGTTCTATGGAAAGGTGACCATGAGCCGCGGCCGGCGGCAAATGGCAGCCCCCAACTTTGCCGAGGACGGCACCTGTCCGGGTATGCGTCCGATTTACCCGCAGACAAAAGGACTTTCCACCCGTGTGGTAGAAAGTGCTGTGCGGGAAGCGCTGCGGCTGTTGCCGGAAACACTGCGTGACCCCATTCCACCGCAGATACGAAATGAACATTCTTTATGTAAGCTGGGCTTTGCGCTGGAAAATATCCACCAGCCAAAGGACCGGGAAGGCATGGAGGTCGCCCGCCGGCGGCTCGCTTTTGAGGAGCTGTTGGTCCTTCAGCTCGGTCTGCTGTCCATGAAGGGGCGCTCCCGCAAAAAAAGCTCTTTCCGCATAGAGGACAACTGCCTTTCCTCGTTTTGGAAACTGCTCCCCTTCTCCCCGACCGGCGCACAGAAACGGGCCGCAGAGGAAGCCGTGCGGGATATGCAGAGCGGCCTGCCCATGAACCGACTGATTCAAGGGGACGTCGGTTCCGGCAAAACAGCGGTCGCCGCAGCCTGCTGTTTTGTCGTTATCCAAAATGGCATGCAGGCTGTTTTAATGGCCCCAACGGATATTTTGGCACATCAGCATTTCGCATCTCTCTCCTCCCTGCTGGAACCCGCCGGCATTCATGTTGGGCTGCTGACTGGCTCCTTAAAAGCCAAGGAAAAAGGGCAGGTAAAGGCAGCTGCAGCGGACGGCAGCCTGCAGCTGCTGGTTGGCACCCATGCCCTGTTGACTAAAGATGTGCAGTTTCGAAAGCTCGCACTGGTCATTACAGATGAACAGCACCGCTTTGGTGTCGGTCAGCGAGAGGCTCTGGCAGAAAAATCCCAAAATCCACATGTGCTGGTGATGAGTGCCACACCGATTCCGCGCACGCTGGCCCTTATGATTTACGGAGACTTGGACATTTCCATTATTGACGAACTGCCGCCGGGCAGACAGACCATTCAGACCTACTGCATTGACAGCGGTAAACGGATACGTGCACTGCACTTTTTGCAAAAACACGTTCATCGGGGACGGCAGGCCTATATTATCTGTCCTGCTATCGATTCTGACAGCGATAAAGCCAGTGTGGAAACTTACACCTGCCGTCTGCGGCAGGTTCTACCGGACTGCCGCATTGGCAGCCTGCATGGCCGCATGAAAAGCAGCGAAAAGGAAAAAATCATGCAGGATTTCTCCGATGGCTGCATTGATATTCTGGTTTCCACAACTGTTGTGGAGGTTGGCGTAGACGTACCGAACGCGGTGGATATGCTGATTGAAAATGCGGAACAGTATGGTCTGTCCCAGCTTCATCAGCTGCGCGGCAGAGTCGGCCGCGGCAGCTACGAAAGCTACTGTATTTTAATTACCGACGCACAAAATGAAGAGGCCCGCGCACGTATGCGCGTCATGTGCGAAACCAGCAATGGATTTGTCATTGCGGAGCAGGACCTAAAGCTACGCGGTCCAGGCGACTTTTTTGGGCAGCGGCAGCACGGCCTTCCACAGCTGCAAATTGCCGACCTCAACAACGACCTTGACGTCCTAAAAGATGCACAGCAAACCGCCCGCTCCCTTCTGGAGGAAGACCCCGCACTGGAGGCACCAGCGCACCGCGGTCTGCGTGCGGAAGTGCGCCAGCTGTTCCGAAACATCAGTGAAACTTAG
- a CDS encoding DAK2 domain-containing protein, which yields MINGAELRDAMISGANNIAKNRNSIDKLNIFPVPDGDTGTNMSMTMANASAELQKSKSETVSDVARTAASGLLRGARGNSGVILSLLFRGFADGVKGKDTVDGLDMVSALEIGVGDAYKAVMKPTEGTILTVARVATEKGKAAATLDNDPISVWEAVCKGAEEALAQTPQLLPVLKKAGVVDAGGKGLCCILEGMRRVFHDGVIIENEVEENVSADLTQDDAFRSAAAEFDADIRFTYCTEFIVSRTQEPTKDPELLRSYLQTIGDCVVVVSDDDIIKTHVHTEQPNRALEAALTYGQLLTVKIENMKEQHRKAQEADAAAHEQKAEESLKPAQPTEEVGFVTVAAGDGLKALFVDLGCTHVVSGGQTMNPSTEDILEAVLATPAKTVMVLPNNKNITMAAEQVVPLVKDRKVMVLPTRTIPQGLSAMLAYDPDTSCEVNAVKMMEAAGNVDTGTITFAARDSEFGGHRIKKGDILGLVNGKLTYIEKDIVHACSKLTRSMVTHSTAFITIIYGADISEEQANDAYNRIKNKISSDIEITLVNGGQPIHYFLISVE from the coding sequence ATGATAAACGGAGCAGAATTGCGAGACGCAATGATTTCCGGCGCAAACAATATTGCGAAGAACCGGAACAGCATTGATAAACTGAATATTTTCCCTGTACCGGACGGCGACACTGGCACAAATATGTCTATGACCATGGCGAATGCTTCTGCTGAACTGCAGAAATCAAAAAGCGAAACCGTTTCTGATGTTGCCCGTACGGCGGCTTCTGGACTGCTGCGCGGCGCGCGCGGAAATTCCGGCGTTATTCTTTCCCTGCTTTTCCGCGGCTTTGCCGATGGCGTAAAAGGGAAAGATACAGTGGACGGTTTGGATATGGTCAGTGCACTGGAAATTGGCGTGGGAGATGCCTACAAAGCCGTCATGAAGCCGACGGAGGGTACCATCCTGACCGTGGCGCGTGTCGCCACAGAAAAGGGCAAAGCTGCCGCCACACTGGACAACGACCCCATCAGTGTGTGGGAAGCTGTCTGCAAAGGTGCGGAAGAAGCGCTGGCCCAGACACCGCAGCTGCTGCCTGTCCTGAAAAAAGCCGGTGTGGTAGATGCCGGCGGCAAAGGTCTGTGCTGCATTCTGGAAGGCATGAGGCGCGTTTTCCATGATGGTGTCATTATCGAAAATGAAGTGGAAGAAAATGTTTCCGCTGACCTGACACAGGACGATGCGTTCCGCAGTGCTGCAGCCGAATTTGATGCGGATATTCGCTTCACCTACTGCACTGAATTTATTGTCAGCCGCACACAGGAACCAACCAAGGACCCAGAGCTGCTGCGCAGCTACCTGCAGACAATCGGCGATTGTGTTGTGGTTGTTTCAGATGATGACATCATTAAAACACATGTACACACGGAACAGCCAAACCGCGCGCTGGAAGCAGCCCTTACCTATGGTCAGCTTTTGACCGTCAAAATTGAAAACATGAAGGAACAGCACCGCAAGGCACAGGAAGCGGACGCCGCCGCCCACGAACAAAAAGCAGAAGAATCGCTGAAGCCTGCGCAGCCGACAGAAGAAGTCGGCTTTGTCACGGTCGCTGCGGGCGACGGCCTGAAGGCGCTGTTTGTGGACCTTGGCTGCACCCATGTGGTAAGCGGTGGCCAGACCATGAACCCCAGCACGGAAGATATTCTGGAAGCTGTTCTGGCCACACCGGCAAAGACGGTTATGGTTCTGCCCAACAACAAGAATATTACTATGGCAGCGGAGCAGGTTGTTCCGCTGGTCAAGGACCGGAAAGTCATGGTGCTGCCTACCCGTACCATTCCGCAGGGCCTTTCAGCTATGCTGGCCTATGACCCTGACACTTCCTGCGAAGTCAACGCTGTAAAGATGATGGAAGCCGCCGGCAACGTAGACACCGGTACTATCACATTCGCCGCCCGTGACAGTGAATTCGGCGGTCACCGCATTAAAAAAGGCGATATTCTCGGTTTGGTGAACGGCAAACTGACTTATATTGAGAAAGATATTGTACACGCCTGCTCGAAACTGACACGCTCCATGGTAACGCACTCCACCGCCTTTATCACCATTATTTACGGCGCGGATATTTCAGAGGAGCAGGCAAATGATGCCTATAACCGTATCAAGAATAAAATCAGTTCCGACATTGAAATAACGCTGGTAAACGGCGGGCAGCCTATCCACTATTTCCTGATTTCTGTTGAATAA
- the spoIIID gene encoding sporulation transcriptional regulator SpoIIID, which yields MKGIVEKRAVELGEYIVLHKATVRAAAKKFGVSKSTVHKDVTKRLEQIDRQLYKKVQKVLQVNKAQRHIRGGLATKAKYERLNQQKV from the coding sequence ATGAAAGGCATCGTCGAGAAAAGAGCTGTTGAGCTTGGGGAATACATTGTTTTACACAAAGCAACCGTTCGTGCCGCTGCTAAAAAATTTGGTGTTTCCAAAAGCACCGTACATAAAGATGTGACAAAACGTTTGGAGCAGATAGACCGTCAGTTGTATAAGAAAGTCCAGAAGGTCCTGCAGGTCAACAAAGCGCAAAGACACATCCGCGGCGGCCTTGCCACCAAGGCAAAATATGAGCGGCTCAATCAACAAAAAGTGTGA
- a CDS encoding M23 family metallopeptidase, protein MNTQDYKKQEEQENGTSTGYPSGGTNSSPGKKPPKGKKGFYIALVICLTAVTVAGWTTYSSLHKYKKSTLDTLNTITESTVSSPQESLPSVSSQSGWETSSVTSEPAQSSQAEASAAPASSAAAAAQPKSAAPAAAAPAGLQEPVPDAPVQHAFSETPLYSKTMHDWRAHAGIDLRAAKGTPVCAAADGTVQAVSEPEDFGGMVQVVHANGLTTCYCGLTDISVHKGDTVKVGHQLGKVGEIPCEADEAPHLHFAVQKSGKFLDPADLLK, encoded by the coding sequence TTGAATACACAAGATTATAAAAAGCAGGAAGAACAGGAAAACGGAACAAGCACCGGATATCCATCCGGCGGCACAAACTCATCGCCCGGTAAAAAGCCCCCAAAAGGAAAGAAAGGGTTTTACATTGCACTGGTTATTTGCCTGACGGCAGTTACCGTGGCGGGATGGACAACCTACAGCAGTTTGCACAAGTACAAAAAAAGCACTTTGGATACACTGAACACCATTACGGAAAGCACCGTGTCTTCCCCACAAGAAAGCTTGCCGTCCGTTTCTTCACAGAGCGGCTGGGAAACGAGCAGTGTAACCAGTGAACCTGCCCAAAGCAGCCAGGCGGAAGCATCGGCAGCACCCGCTTCTTCCGCGGCAGCTGCGGCACAGCCGAAGTCTGCTGCGCCTGCTGCAGCTGCGCCTGCCGGTCTGCAGGAACCTGTACCGGATGCACCGGTACAGCACGCCTTCAGCGAAACACCGCTCTACTCGAAAACGATGCATGACTGGCGTGCACACGCCGGCATTGACCTGCGTGCCGCGAAAGGTACACCCGTATGCGCTGCGGCGGATGGCACTGTGCAGGCCGTGTCCGAACCGGAAGACTTTGGCGGTATGGTACAGGTTGTCCATGCAAACGGCCTGACTACCTGCTATTGTGGACTAACCGACATTTCTGTGCACAAAGGAGATACGGTCAAAGTTGGACATCAGCTTGGCAAGGTGGGAGAAATCCCCTGCGAAGCAGACGAGGCCCCCCACCTGCATTTTGCTGTTCAAAAAAGCGGCAAATTTCTAGACCCGGCAGACCTTTTAAAGTGA